ACCGTGTTGTCAGGAGCATTGTCTTTCCCGATCCCGCGGGTGATTCCACGTGGAAGGAGCGGCTTGTATCGAGCGTGTCGCGCCGGGCCGGCGCGTCGGCCGGGTCAGTCGTCACGGCGTCCCTCCCGATCGTTGTCCGTTTCTTCTTCATCGTCCCGTGAAAGTTCCCGCAGGAGACCCCGGCTGCATATCATTCGGACGGAACAATCCCGGCAGGGCTCCGTCTTGTTTGTTTCTTCCGGCACAAGAGGCCAGGGATCGGGGTTAAACCGTCCTTCGGCGATGAGCCTGCCCGCATCGGCGACTATGGCCTCCCAGGATGCCAGAGACTCCGCGATTTCATGAATCACCTGGTACCGGATGTCACCGGCCGATTTGACCTGGATATACCCGCCTCCGTGCAGTGAGAGCCTTTCATCGCCGCCTGCCAGGTCGGGTATGACGCGATCACGGAGTGCCAGGAGGTAAACGGCGAGCTGGGGTTCCGTGAAGTGCCGGCAGATGTCCGCTCGCGTCGGAATCCTGCCGGTCTTGTAGTCGTAGCAGGACCATCCCTCTGTTTCATGGTAATCGACGCGGTCGATCCTGCCGTTGAGCGGGAAGGGGCAATCATCGATCACAAGACCCTGGAAGCTCTTCTCCTCGGCGCGGCAGAGCCAGCCCTCGCCACGGTGGGTCCTTTCGGCTTCCAGCCAGGATGCGAGCACGCCCGAAACGTCCGATTCCGGAGAGCCGAGGAGTCGTTTCTTTTCAAGGCCCCAGGCGGGATGGTCTTCAAGCCCGATGAATTCTGCGTCCACGCACCGGGAAAGCAGATCCCATGCCTGTTCCCGGTTTTCGACGGGATCTACGGCCTGTTCCCGGAGCTTCGCCGTGAAGGACGCGAGTATGTCGTGGATTCTTCTGCCCCGTTCCTGCGGAGAAGGAGGCGTCGTTACATCCTCGAGCGGTTCGATAGCCAGGAGTATCTCGACAAGAAACAGAAAAGGGCAGGTGAGGACGGTCTTCAGGCGTGACGACGAGAGGCCCCGGGAATGCTTTTCCGGGAATGCCGGGTGGTGGAAAGGCAGTGTATCGGTTCCGATGGGTGGCCCTCCATCATCGGTTTCAGCCGATGACAGACCCTCCCAGGCCGCTTTCAGCCACGATGCCCGAAGCCAGGCGGGATCGGGGTTTGTCCAGATGTTGATCGAGGTCCGTTCCTCGTTCCGGGGCCAGAAGGGGGACGGGGTGAGAGGGACCGTGTCCTCCTGTTCAGCCCTCATAAAGACGATGGAAAGGGCGGAATGAAGAATCCTGTTGATGGCGATGTCTGCGAAGTCGAACTGGCTCCGGGTGGTTCCGCCCTGGACCATGGCCCGTTCGGCACTGTCGAGGAAGGGCAGGGGACGGACCGGTCGGGGGAGGGAACGGTCATTTGCGTCCAGCAGGTAGAGTCTGTCGAAGGTAAGTCCTCGGGCCTCGATCATGCCCATGATCTGGATTCCGGCGTCTTCCGCGCGTTCGGGCTGGGTCCTTTGAAGGGAGGCCTGGTGGGTCAGCCAGTCGAGAAACTCGCCGCCCGTGAGCGTCGTGTCCCCCATGTGGTTGAGAAAATCACCGGTCAGTTCTCTCAGGTGCCGCCAGGCGAGCCGGTCCGTCTCATCGGCCATGACGGGAAAGCCGAGAACGTCCCAGCAGTCGCTGATCGTCCCAATCCAGGAGGAAAGAGGGGCCCGCCCTTCCTCGAGGTGTGTTTCGAGGGAATGCAGTACCTGGGCTGATTCGTTGAAAACGAGGCTTTCGAGGTCCCTCGCGGCTCCCCTCAGGGAACGGCGAAGTTTCTTCAGACCGCCCGTCACGCCGTTGGCCCGCCAGATCCGGTCGGCACGGGCGACCGTTGCCCTGGACGACTGCCAGCATCGATAGTAGGGAGAGAGGATCAGACTGAGCAGGAGGCTCCGGCTTTCCCCTTCGAGGAACATCCTGAGCGGGAGCAGGGCCGCTCTGAAGAGGGGCAGATGTGAAAGCCGGTCTCCAAGGGTGATGTTGAACCAGCTTTCCCTCGGCGAGGCTGCCCTGCCGAGAACCTCTTCCAGGTTCGTGGCGAGTTCGCGGCCGTAGTGTTCCAGTTCGGGAACGATGACGCCGATCCGGTGAAGGGGGACGGTGCGGGCGTCTTCGGCGAGGCAACGGCACAGGCAGGTGATTTCCTGTTCCCGAGTAGGAAGCGACAGGGCCCGGAGCGAACCCCGGACGGGGTTTGTCAGAAGATCGCGGACTGTCCGGGATGCCCTGCCCATGAGATCGAAGAGATCTTCTTCAACGGGTGCGGGAGACTCGAATCCCATGATGGAGCAGTTCTCGGGAG
This portion of the Syntrophales bacterium genome encodes:
- a CDS encoding PD-(D/E)XK nuclease family protein produces the protein MPDQQRSSRLILTSTERLARSLQRASRDAFLKGGARGWERPDIISLNAWLDREWADSWPERAPAPDLLRLALWKQVVDEFPPPAPLEGRPSLYQSLDETCRILIRHRIDTGKGLPSTGLVEWRRSVCSLFLARLAENGLFHPAETVLHVRKAIEEGSISPPENCSIMGFESPAPVEEDLFDLMGRASRTVRDLLTNPVRGSLRALSLPTREQEITCLCRCLAEDARTVPLHRIGVIVPELEHYGRELATNLEEVLGRAASPRESWFNITLGDRLSHLPLFRAALLPLRMFLEGESRSLLLSLILSPYYRCWQSSRATVARADRIWRANGVTGGLKKLRRSLRGAARDLESLVFNESAQVLHSLETHLEEGRAPLSSWIGTISDCWDVLGFPVMADETDRLAWRHLRELTGDFLNHMGDTTLTGGEFLDWLTHQASLQRTQPERAEDAGIQIMGMIEARGLTFDRLYLLDANDRSLPRPVRPLPFLDSAERAMVQGGTTRSQFDFADIAINRILHSALSIVFMRAEQEDTVPLTPSPFWPRNEERTSINIWTNPDPAWLRASWLKAAWEGLSSAETDDGGPPIGTDTLPFHHPAFPEKHSRGLSSSRLKTVLTCPFLFLVEILLAIEPLEDVTTPPSPQERGRRIHDILASFTAKLREQAVDPVENREQAWDLLSRCVDAEFIGLEDHPAWGLEKKRLLGSPESDVSGVLASWLEAERTHRGEGWLCRAEEKSFQGLVIDDCPFPLNGRIDRVDYHETEGWSCYDYKTGRIPTRADICRHFTEPQLAVYLLALRDRVIPDLAGGDERLSLHGGGYIQVKSAGDIRYQVIHEIAESLASWEAIVADAGRLIAEGRFNPDPWPLVPEETNKTEPCRDCSVRMICSRGLLRELSRDDEEETDNDREGRRDD